The Anabaena sp. PCC 7108 region AAACAACGAATCGCTTCTAACAATCCTCTAGCTTTATTTAGTGTTTCTTCGTATTCTTTTTCTGGTTCGGAATCAGCTACTAAACCGGCACCTGCTTGGACTGTGACGGTATGATTATGCAATACCATCGTCCGAATAGCGATCGCACTATTTAATTGTCCTTCAAAATCATAATACCCATACACACCAGAATATACACCCCGGCGACTTGGTTCTAATTCGTTAATGATTTCCATCGCTCTGATTTTCGGCGCACCGCTGACTGTACCGGCGGGGAAGCTGGCTTTAAGTAAATCCCAGGCTGTTTTGTCATTTGCTAATTTACCCACCACATTACTGACAATGTGCATGACATGGGAATAGCGTTCAACTACCATCAATTCATCAACTTTCACGCTACCGCTTTCGCACACACGCCCCAAATCATTGCGTCCTAAATCAACTAACATGACGTGTTCAGCAACTTCTTTGGGGTCTTGGAGTAAATCTTCAGCGAAAGCCGCATCTTCTTGGGTTGTCTTCCCTCTGGGTCTTGTCCCAGCAATGGGGCGGACTGTGGCGATTATACCCCCATCAGGGTGGCATTCTGCCTTCACCATGACTTCAGGACTAGAACCGATAATTTGCCAATCCTTGAAGTTAAAATACGCCATGTAAGGTGAAGGATTGATTTGGCGCAAAGAACGATAAAGGGCGAAGGGATTCCCTGTATATTCTGTAGATAAGCGTTGAGAAATGACGACTTGGAAGATATCACCAGCTTTGATATATTCTTTTGCTTTTTCGACACTGGCGCAGAAATCGGGACGGGTGAAGTTGCTGGTGTATTCCTCTATTCCTGCTTTCGGTTTGTTTCCGGGGGCTGTCCAAGCTAATTTGGTATCTTGTGGCGATAGAGGTAAAGATAGCTTGCTGACCATTTCCTGAATGCGATCGCTCGCCTTTTGATAAGCTACCTCTAAATTAACTTCTAGGTCACGTAAATCAGCATATGCGATCGCCCAAATTTTCCGTTTTACCTGGTCGAAAACCAATAACTGGTCTACCTGCATCCACAATCCATCAGGTATATTCCGCTCATCTTGGGGATGAATTGGTACACGCGGCTCAATCCAATTAATTAACTCATAACCCCAAAACCCGAATAAACCGCCAATTCCTGAAGGTAGTTGTGGTAATTTTACTGGGTGATAAGGTGCTAAACATTTAGATAAAACTGTAAAAGGATCACCTGTAAAAACTTGCTCAGAACCATCTCGATGTGTTTGAGTAGTTTTATCACCTCTAGCTTCCAAAATCCAGAGAGGATCACAACCTAGCAAACTATAACGTCCTAGTTTTTCTCCACCTTCCACCGATTCCAGCAAAAAGCTATAAGGTTGCTCTGCACATACTTTATACCAAGCAGAAACGGGGGTATCTAAGTCAGCTACCCATTCTTGATATACAGGGACAAAGTTACCTTGTAAAGCGAGTTTTTGAAACTGGGTGAAATCGGGGAAAATCATAAATAATTAACAATTAATACTTAAAAATTAACAATTACGAACGAGTTATTGGCTATGGGTAATTGGTAAAAGTTTTTCTTTTTCCCCATTACCCATTAACCACTACTTAACGATTAATTCACAACGGCGTAAATCAAACAACAATTAAAAATTCGTGAACAGCTTGTTGAGTCTGCTTTTTTAATTTTTAATTGTTAATTTTTAATTCCGCCCTGCGGTACTATGCATCGTAAGTAGCTTTACCACTGAACTTCAGTTGTGCAGGACTGGGGTTTTGACCAATTCTGCGAGGTACAAAGCGGACTTGTTCACGACCAGGGTTGACTTTTTCAGGGAAGACACCATCAGCTGGGTGAATAGCAGTGGTTTCGCCGTTGGGAAGAATCCGGTAAACTTTGTAATCCGTGATTTTGAATTTACGGAGTTGAGCGCCCAAAGCGATGCCATATTCTTTCCGAGCGATATAAAGCAGGTTTTCGCCTTTAACCATCGTGGCTGCGCCACCTGTAGGCATTTCAAAAACTTGCTCTTTAGGGCTAGTCCAAGTGATAGCGTACTTTTCTTCTTCTTGTGCTTTTTTTAGCAATCCGCCAGTGCTGCCACCGAAAAGTGGAGTTTTACCAGTAAGAGTGTCTGCCATAAGAGGTTGTCTCTCAACGTTTTTAGGGCATACTAACATCGTAATTGAGCTTATATTGCGATCGCGTCATAGACTGTAACAGTTTTTAGTGATTGAGTCTGGCTAAAGGGTTCAGAATGTTACATCAAGGAACAATAGAACAATTTTTGAGAATCAATCTATAATTAACATTACATTACATAACTTTGCAAGTCTTTACAAAAGCTACATTTTAGTAAGTGCAAAGGGTAAACCATACCAACAAAAATCAAATAAGCTTTTAAAACATTCTGTAATTGTAGACCGTTAAGTTAGAAATTTAGCGAGGGATTGTACTTATTAATTACGAATTACGAATTATCTCTATAAAAACCATAATCTTTCTTCTTATCTTCAAATCTATACTCACGGTTATAATGATCATCAGGATCATAACCAATATCACCGACAAAACAAAATGATCTAGCTAAATTAAAAGTTCTTTTCTCAAATACAAATTTATTTTGTGGTGGCATTTTTTCAAAATCATTTTTAAATTTTTTCCATTCTCTTTGGTTATGTCTATCCATAAATACATCTAAATTTTGTAACTGGTTTAACCATTTATTTTTCTCAAGTTCTACTGTATCTTTTTCCTCTGTTTCAAATTCCAAATAAATCTCTTCTAATATTTTCCGTATTTCTTTAGGATATCTACCAGCTAAAGCTAAAAATGCAATTAATGTTTGCTTACATTCTGGTGTAGGTTCTATTCTCCATGTTGTATCATGTTTTTCATCGTTTTCTGTTGGAGTCCAGATAATTTTGATAATTTTGCAAATATTAATAAGCCGTTTTGCGGTTCTCGGAGTTAAATCAACGTGCTGACAACATTCTTTTATCCATTTAAATTCTTCAGCAGTAAATCGTTCAAAGGTAACTAATGGGTCTGTATTTGCAGAATGTTGTATTTTTGTATTATTCTCTTTTGAATTATCTTCTCTAGTTCTAGATTCAGAAATACCTTTAACACCTAAATTTTTAGTAGAAGTAGATACTGGGAAATTATAATCTTGATCTGTTTGTTCTTCAGTATCAACAGGTATTTCTTCAATTTCATCTTGATATGATTTTTCTGGTAATTGTTCTAATTCTTTTAAAAATCTACTTTCATCATTTACTTGTTGTAAAGGGATACAATCTTCTCCTGTTGTTTGTTGCAAAAACAGATTTTTATCAGTTATTTGCTGGGAATTAGAGATATTTTGACTGTCTTTTTTAGACTCCTCTTCAATATCTACCAAAGATTTTAAATACTTTTCTGCTACTTCTCTGCTAATAGGCCGCATTCTGTAGGGAATTTGGATAATTTTCTCTATATAATCAACACCAGAGGGAGTACCACCACGTTTTAAAACTCCTCTATAATTGTGTTCTAAAGCCCGACCAATATAACGGTCATCTATTGCTAAAACAATGACAAATATTTCTGTATTTAACAATAATTGTACAGCTTCTAAAACTTGGACAACTCTATCAGGAGGACAACGATCTAAATCATCTATATATAAAACTATTCTCGCAGAACCTCTGGGGAAATATTTTTTAAGAGCTTTGAGTTTTTCAGGATTTGTATTTCCTGGTTTATAGGTTAAATGGTCAGATAAATCTGCTAAATCATCTTGGATTTGGTGCATTAAACCGAGAAGTTTTTGATAGGGATTATCCTCTAAACGGTTATTGACAAAATCCAATAAAGATTTATATTGAGCAGTTAAACCAACAAGTTGTTTTTGTCTTTCTACCTGTAATTGTAGTTTTTCAATTTCCTGCTCTTTTTCAGTTATTTCTTGTTTAGCTGCTTCCTTATTCCCGGAGATTTCCTTAACTTGATTTTGCTCATATTCTGATTTACGTTGATTAATTTGTTCTTTAATCTTTTCATCCTTGGTTTTAATTAGCTTTTGTTTCTCATCTTTAATATTTTCCCTAGCTACTTGTAAAAATTTCACCGTTTTTACTTGCAAAATTTGGATTTTTTTAAATATTTCGATACTGACAGATATAGCTGGAATAGCAGATATACTAGTTAACCAAAGTTTTAAAGCTGTGGATATTTCTAGAAGTGCTGGTAAAAACTTCGGGATAACAGAAACAATTAAGAAATAAGCGATAAATGGTAAAGCAGTTGCACCCAAAAATATAAATAATGTCTTTTTGTCTTTCTTAGTAAATTCAATCAGCCCAACTATATTACTAGGTTGTTCTTCCAAAAAATTAGTTATTTTTTGGACATTATTAACGATAAGCTTAATTTTAGCATTTTTCTTTTCAATTAATTCTTGTGCTACATCTAAAAGGTTAGAGTCAGCTAATTTATCTAACTTCAACAACGGGAATTGAGCTTCTAAATCTTTTCTGTTTTTAAAGCCGCAAGAATTGAGAAAGTCTTTGAGAATAGAATCACCAAAATCATCTTTAAGAGTTTCTTTAAGTTGAGACAGAAAAATAATCAATGTCGCTACATCTGTCATTTCTTCTTCAACATTTCCCTCAATCTTCTTCACCTCTTGGTTAAATTCTTGCTCAAGCTGCTCAACTTCTAAATTAAATTTATTCTCAATTTCTTGATTCTTGCTTTTTACTTCGGCTTCTAAATTTTGTAATTCCTGTTCCGTTTGTTCTAATTTCTTCTGTTCTTCTTCTCTAACTTCACTGAGAATATCCCAAAGGGCATTACCATCAGCATTTTTTTCTTTAAATTTAGCAAATACTTCCTTGCTCAATTCCGATTCTAAAATTGCCTTTCTGTCACTATCATTCATCTGATTAATAACACGCCAAACATCACCACCAGCCAGCAAATTAGAAACTTCTCCTAATTGCTTTTCTAAAGTTAATTGACGGTCAAGTTGATCAAAAATAGTCTGCATTAAACTTGCCCAGAGATCAGATTTAGCATAACTCCAGGCATTAAATTTGATTTGGTAAACATGACCAACATAAGGAGAAAGATTTGGTTCATCTCCCTTTTCTCCCCATGTCTGTTTTGCAGTTAGTTGTTGACAGCGAATTTTGGTAATTTGTTTTTCTATTAAGTGCATTCCAAAAGATTTCCCGCTACCCCAACCGCCTAAAATTGCCACAGCTAAAGGAGGTTCAAGACTCCGCAACATTAATACATCAGCTAAAGATTGCAGTTCCTTAGACACATCTAAAGAGTCTTCACCAGTTGCTTGGTCATTGCGGAAAGCTTGAGGAACACGAGTAATATTAAATCTTTGCCAACGCCAAACCTTGATACCATCTTCACCAGCACTGATGATGTAGTCTCCCAGTGGGTCAAAAGCAACGGAATAAACTGCATTTTCATGTTTACCGATAATTATTTGCCGTTTACGCTGGGGGTCGGAAATATCCCATAACCGCACTGTGTTGTCATCACTGCCACTAACAACAGTTTTGCCGTCGGGACTGAAGGCTACTGAGGTGACATATTCTGTATGAACAGAGAAAGGTTTACCTATAGCTTCTCCCGTATTTACATCCCACAACCGCAATGTGTTGTCTGCACTACCACTGATAATGCTACTCCCATCAGGACTAAAAGCAACTGAGATGACAGCACTTGTATGACCAGAGAATGGTTTACTGATTGCTTTACCCGTGTTAACGTCCCACAACTGCACTGTTTTGTCCTTGCTGCCACTAACAACCATACTGCCATCAGGACTAAAGGCCACTGAGATGACAGCACTTGTATGACCAGAGAATGGTTGAGCTATAGCTTCTCCCGTATTTACATCCCACAACCGCAATGTGTTGTCTGCACTACCACTGATAATGCTACTCCCATCAGGACTAAAAGCAACTGAGGTGACATATTCTGTATGAACAGAGAAAGGTTTACCTATAGCTTCTCCCGTATTTACATCCCACAACCGCACAGTGTTGTCATCACTACCACTGACAACTATATTGCCACCAGGACTAAAAGCTACTGAGTAAACAGGACTTGTATGACCAGAGAATGGTTTACCGATTGCTTTACCCGTGTTGACATCCCACAACCGCACTGTATTTTTGTCACCACTGTCACTAACAACCATACTGCCGTCGGGACTAAAGGCTAGTGAGGTAACAGGACTTGTATGACCAAAGAATGGTTTCCCTATTGCTTTACCCGTGTTGACATTCCACAACCGCACTGTTTTATCCCTGCTGCCACTAACAACTATACTGCCATCAGGACTAAAGGCTACTGAACTGACAGAACTTGCGTGACCAAAGAATGGTTTCCCTATTGCTTCTCGAGTATTTGCGTCCCACAACTGCACTATCTTAACACTGGCACTGACAACCTTACTACCGTCGGGACTAAAGGCTACTGAGTTAACATATTTTGTATGACCAGAGAATGGTTGACCTATAGCTTCTCCCGTATTTACATCCCACAACCGTATTGTGTTGTCCCAACTGCTGCTGACAACCTTACTACCATCGGGACTAAAGGCTACTGACCAGACCAAATTTGTATGCCCAGAGAAAATTTGCGCGACTTCTCCAGTATTCACATCCCACAACCGTATTGTGTTGTCTCTACTGCCACTGATAACCATACTGCCGTCGGGACTAAAGGCTACTGACCAGACAGAATTGGTATGCCCAGAGAATGGTTGACTTATTGCTTCTCCTGTATTTACATCCCACAACCGTATTGTGTTGTCCCTACTGCCACTAACAACCATACTGCCGTCGGGACTAAAAGCTACTGAGTTGACATAACTTGTATGACCAGAGAATGGTTGACTTATAGCCGTTCCCGTATTCACATCCCATAATCGCACTGTGTTGTCATCACTACCACTTGCAACCATACTCGCGTCGGGACTAAAGGCTACTGACCGGACAGAATTTGTATGACCTTTACAACTTGACCACTTTCCCCCGGTTAGCAAATCCCAAATCTCGACTGTGCCATCTGCTAAACCCACAGCTATGCGTTGTCGTCCCTGGGGTGATATGGCTACTGCATATACTTCACTCTCAAACTCGGCAAAAGGTTTTTCAGGTTCTGGGGTTCCTGCTTCTATGCCAATTTCGATTTCTGGGATTATTAATTGTTGACTGCTGATTTCTTGTTGACCTTGGGGTGCTTCCATGCCAGTAGTGATACCAGTTTAGTTGTGTGTGGGTGTTACTGGTTTTACTATGTATGCTATTTGGTTGTAAATACTTTTATACGTTTGTTTACAAGCAATTATCAGCAAATAGGCTGAAAACCCCGGAATAAAACTCTAAAAATTGTCTGATAGTGTAGCGTGGCGCAAGCCATATCAGGATTTACAGGATTTTAGGATTTACAAGATGTTGGTAGCCCTGACGACTGGAAGTCGCGGCTATACAAACAAAGTCCGCCTAAGCGGACTAATGAAAAATTAAGGGTTTGGTCTGTTTAGATGCGGTTTCTAACCGCCGATTTGATCTTCAGTACAATGCGTAAGTCCTGAATTATTTGGTCTTCACAAACGACTGCTGTTCCTCTGCACTACCCTGAACAATGGGAATAGTGAAGTGGAACTGACTACCTTGGTCTTTACCAGTGGACTCTGCCCAGATTTTGCCACCCCAGCCATTGACAATTTGCCGAGAAATTGCCAAACCCAGACCGGTACCACCAGCAGTCCGTCGCAAAGCTCCCTCTTCTTGATAAAAGCGGTCAAAGACTATTTCTAGGCGATTGGGTTCTATGCCCCGTCCCGTGTCGGATACAGTCACCTCAACCATTTGATTGCGTTTGCTAGTAGTCGCTTTGATGTGAATCTCTCCTTGGGAAGGCGTAAATTTACAAGCATTGTCTATCAGTTTGGCGATTACCTCCACTAGCCAATCACCGTCAGCCCTAATCAAAGGTAAAGTTTTAGGAATTTGCGTTTTAATTTGGGCTATCTTTTCCGTTGATGACCGTGTACGTAAGCGGCTGAGTGCTAAATCTATACATTCTTGTAAACTGAGGGATTCGGGATGCCATTGCACCCGACCACTTTCTAAATTAGAAAGAGTGAGGAAATCTTGCACTAATTTCCGCATTCTCTCGGAGTCAGAAAGGGCTGTACTGAGCATCACCTGCTGCAACTCTAAAGGCATATCCGGCTCACTAGCGAGGCTTTCCAGACAAACTTGAATAGTAGATAGGGGGGTACGCAGTTCATGACCAGTGATGGCTATCAAGTTGCTACGGGTGCGGTCAAGGGCTTCTAGCTGCTTGTTCAGTTCTTCTAAATTAGCAAAAGCTTCGGCTTGAATTAATGCTGCGCCGACTTGAGTTGCGATCGCTTTGACCAAATCCAATTCTCCTGGTTGCCACTCATGGGGCGGTAAATCGCAATAATGTAACTCGACAATTCCCAACAGTCGTCCTTGAGAGAACACTGGTTCCATCAACCAAGAACGAATGCCCAACTTTTTCACAATCAAGGAAAGTCTGGGAGAACTGGTCACACGATAGTCAATCAGCGTATCAGAAACACATACCC contains the following coding sequences:
- a CDS encoding DICT sensory domain-containing protein: MSISTSVLSDLLQSLPYLRTQLYFKASLTALSHAMEDQVLAATLSQPLIIASFQRERFYRQEAHRYQRLSQRSNQIYVLSAPETEFAHNSEHYEKVAFEPDDGLSQEWHLVVIADNYATCLVCRESLGSITKNQQLPEITPGLDIDTARRFEGIWTSERGVSLKAAELLLDRILVYRPDLVDKIEEARQRFGIGESIKISGAEPLNEYACDIDTDPFVQRLVTYLQASQYKLHKAYRSIALQARKERLINSISTAIRRSLDPHSVLEVAAQELGQHLEAGRCLIYRAQTTEAQAIIEHEFLSPGVVSVRGQTWELESNPLFQELTQQGEGVCVSDTLIDYRVTSSPRLSLIVKKLGIRSWLMEPVFSQGRLLGIVELHYCDLPPHEWQPGELDLVKAIATQVGAALIQAEAFANLEELNKQLEALDRTRSNLIAITGHELRTPLSTIQVCLESLASEPDMPLELQQVMLSTALSDSERMRKLVQDFLTLSNLESGRVQWHPESLSLQECIDLALSRLRTRSSTEKIAQIKTQIPKTLPLIRADGDWLVEVIAKLIDNACKFTPSQGEIHIKATTSKRNQMVEVTVSDTGRGIEPNRLEIVFDRFYQEEGALRRTAGGTGLGLAISRQIVNGWGGKIWAESTGKDQGSQFHFTIPIVQGSAEEQQSFVKTK
- a CDS encoding P-loop NTPase fold protein; the protein is MEAPQGQQEISSQQLIIPEIEIGIEAGTPEPEKPFAEFESEVYAVAISPQGRQRIAVGLADGTVEIWDLLTGGKWSSCKGHTNSVRSVAFSPDASMVASGSDDNTVRLWDVNTGTAISQPFSGHTSYVNSVAFSPDGSMVVSGSRDNTIRLWDVNTGEAISQPFSGHTNSVWSVAFSPDGSMVISGSRDNTIRLWDVNTGEVAQIFSGHTNLVWSVAFSPDGSKVVSSSWDNTIRLWDVNTGEAIGQPFSGHTKYVNSVAFSPDGSKVVSASVKIVQLWDANTREAIGKPFFGHASSVSSVAFSPDGSIVVSGSRDKTVRLWNVNTGKAIGKPFFGHTSPVTSLAFSPDGSMVVSDSGDKNTVRLWDVNTGKAIGKPFSGHTSPVYSVAFSPGGNIVVSGSDDNTVRLWDVNTGEAIGKPFSVHTEYVTSVAFSPDGSSIISGSADNTLRLWDVNTGEAIAQPFSGHTSAVISVAFSPDGSMVVSGSKDKTVQLWDVNTGKAISKPFSGHTSAVISVAFSPDGSSIISGSADNTLRLWDVNTGEAIGKPFSVHTEYVTSVAFSPDGKTVVSGSDDNTVRLWDISDPQRKRQIIIGKHENAVYSVAFDPLGDYIISAGEDGIKVWRWQRFNITRVPQAFRNDQATGEDSLDVSKELQSLADVLMLRSLEPPLAVAILGGWGSGKSFGMHLIEKQITKIRCQQLTAKQTWGEKGDEPNLSPYVGHVYQIKFNAWSYAKSDLWASLMQTIFDQLDRQLTLEKQLGEVSNLLAGGDVWRVINQMNDSDRKAILESELSKEVFAKFKEKNADGNALWDILSEVREEEQKKLEQTEQELQNLEAEVKSKNQEIENKFNLEVEQLEQEFNQEVKKIEGNVEEEMTDVATLIIFLSQLKETLKDDFGDSILKDFLNSCGFKNRKDLEAQFPLLKLDKLADSNLLDVAQELIEKKNAKIKLIVNNVQKITNFLEEQPSNIVGLIEFTKKDKKTLFIFLGATALPFIAYFLIVSVIPKFLPALLEISTALKLWLTSISAIPAISVSIEIFKKIQILQVKTVKFLQVARENIKDEKQKLIKTKDEKIKEQINQRKSEYEQNQVKEISGNKEAAKQEITEKEQEIEKLQLQVERQKQLVGLTAQYKSLLDFVNNRLEDNPYQKLLGLMHQIQDDLADLSDHLTYKPGNTNPEKLKALKKYFPRGSARIVLYIDDLDRCPPDRVVQVLEAVQLLLNTEIFVIVLAIDDRYIGRALEHNYRGVLKRGGTPSGVDYIEKIIQIPYRMRPISREVAEKYLKSLVDIEEESKKDSQNISNSQQITDKNLFLQQTTGEDCIPLQQVNDESRFLKELEQLPEKSYQDEIEEIPVDTEEQTDQDYNFPVSTSTKNLGVKGISESRTREDNSKENNTKIQHSANTDPLVTFERFTAEEFKWIKECCQHVDLTPRTAKRLINICKIIKIIWTPTENDEKHDTTWRIEPTPECKQTLIAFLALAGRYPKEIRKILEEIYLEFETEEKDTVELEKNKWLNQLQNLDVFMDRHNQREWKKFKNDFEKMPPQNKFVFEKRTFNLARSFCFVGDIGYDPDDHYNREYRFEDKKKDYGFYRDNS
- a CDS encoding photosystem I reaction center subunit II PsaD, with translation MADTLTGKTPLFGGSTGGLLKKAQEEEKYAITWTSPKEQVFEMPTGGAATMVKGENLLYIARKEYGIALGAQLRKFKITDYKVYRILPNGETTAIHPADGVFPEKVNPGREQVRFVPRRIGQNPSPAQLKFSGKATYDA
- the trpE gene encoding anthranilate synthase component I translates to MIFPDFTQFQKLALQGNFVPVYQEWVADLDTPVSAWYKVCAEQPYSFLLESVEGGEKLGRYSLLGCDPLWILEARGDKTTQTHRDGSEQVFTGDPFTVLSKCLAPYHPVKLPQLPSGIGGLFGFWGYELINWIEPRVPIHPQDERNIPDGLWMQVDQLLVFDQVKRKIWAIAYADLRDLEVNLEVAYQKASDRIQEMVSKLSLPLSPQDTKLAWTAPGNKPKAGIEEYTSNFTRPDFCASVEKAKEYIKAGDIFQVVISQRLSTEYTGNPFALYRSLRQINPSPYMAYFNFKDWQIIGSSPEVMVKAECHPDGGIIATVRPIAGTRPRGKTTQEDAAFAEDLLQDPKEVAEHVMLVDLGRNDLGRVCESGSVKVDELMVVERYSHVMHIVSNVVGKLANDKTAWDLLKASFPAGTVSGAPKIRAMEIINELEPSRRGVYSGVYGYYDFEGQLNSAIAIRTMVLHNHTVTVQAGAGLVADSEPEKEYEETLNKARGLLEAIRCLR